The following coding sequences lie in one Pseudomonas sp. B33.4 genomic window:
- a CDS encoding SDR family oxidoreductase, whose translation MIELSTPTAGTHGRVALVTGAARGIGLGIAAWLISEGWQVVLTDLDRARGSKVAKVLGENAWFIAMDVADEGQVALGVAEVLGQFGRLDALVCNAAVADPHNITLESLDLAYWNRVLAVNLSGPMLLAKHCAPYLRAHSGSIVNLASTRARQSEADSEAYAASKGGLLALTHALAISLGPEIRVNAVSPGWIDARDPSARRAEPLADTDHAQHPAGRVGTVEDVAAMVAWLLSRNAGFVTGQEFVVDGGMTKKMIYEQ comes from the coding sequence GTGATCGAGTTGTCCACTCCAACAGCGGGCACCCATGGCCGCGTTGCGCTGGTCACGGGGGCCGCGCGCGGTATCGGTCTGGGGATCGCGGCATGGCTGATCAGCGAAGGCTGGCAGGTCGTGCTGACCGATCTGGATCGTGCGCGTGGTTCGAAAGTGGCGAAGGTGCTGGGCGAAAACGCCTGGTTCATCGCCATGGATGTCGCCGATGAGGGGCAGGTTGCGCTTGGGGTTGCTGAAGTGCTGGGGCAGTTTGGTCGTCTCGATGCGCTGGTCTGCAACGCGGCGGTCGCTGATCCGCATAACATCACGCTGGAAAGTCTTGATCTGGCTTATTGGAATCGCGTGCTGGCGGTGAATCTCAGCGGGCCGATGCTGTTGGCTAAGCACTGTGCGCCTTATCTGCGCGCGCACAGCGGTTCGATCGTCAACCTGGCCTCGACCCGTGCGCGGCAATCGGAGGCAGACTCCGAGGCCTATGCGGCGAGCAAGGGCGGGTTGTTGGCGTTGACGCATGCGCTGGCGATCAGCCTGGGGCCGGAGATTCGCGTCAATGCGGTCAGTCCTGGCTGGATCGATGCGCGAGATCCTTCTGCGCGTCGGGCTGAGCCTCTGGCCGATACCGATCATGCCCAGCATCCGGCGGGCAGGGTAGGGACGGTTGAAGACGTGGCAGCGATGGTTGCCTGGTTGCTGTCGAGGAATGCCGGGTTTGTCACCGGGCAGGAATTCGTCGTCGATGGCGGCATGACCAAGAAGATGATCTACGAGCAGTAA
- a CDS encoding (2Fe-2S)-binding protein, with amino-acid sequence MANRPLQLTLNGQSVGPVDIPDDLPMIDYLHEYKNLTGSRLGCGQGICHACVVIVDNPDGTSEEVRTCITGAHYFEGKKVRTIESHAKRDESGQVTELNPIQQRFVDEFAFQCSYCAPGFVNAATVLVEKLQRQPTVQSKLEQVIEDSLGHHICRCTGYVRYYNATRNVLTDLGLVKEG; translated from the coding sequence ATGGCTAACCGTCCGCTTCAACTGACCCTCAATGGTCAATCCGTCGGCCCGGTGGACATCCCTGATGACCTGCCGATGATCGACTACCTGCACGAATACAAGAACCTCACCGGCTCGCGTCTGGGCTGCGGTCAGGGCATCTGCCACGCTTGTGTGGTGATCGTCGACAACCCGGACGGCACCAGCGAAGAAGTGCGCACCTGCATCACCGGCGCGCATTACTTCGAGGGCAAGAAAGTTCGCACCATCGAATCCCACGCCAAGCGCGACGAGTCAGGCCAGGTCACCGAGCTGAACCCGATCCAGCAGCGCTTCGTCGACGAATTCGCTTTTCAGTGCAGCTACTGCGCACCGGGCTTCGTCAACGCGGCGACCGTGCTGGTTGAAAAGCTGCAGCGCCAGCCGACCGTGCAAAGCAAACTCGAGCAAGTCATCGAAGACAGCCTCGGCCATCACATCTGCCGTTGCACCGGGTACGTGCGTTATTACAACGCCACCCGCAACGTGCTGACCGATCTCGGCCTGGTCAAGGAGGGTTAA
- a CDS encoding O-succinylhomoserine sulfhydrylase has protein sequence MSQEWDAGRLDSDLEGVAFDTLAVRAGQHRTPEGEHGDPMFFTSSYVFRTAADAAARFAGEVPGNVYSRYTNPTVRAFEERIAALESAEQAVATATGMAAIMAVVMSLCSAGDHVLVSRSVFGSTISLFEKYFKRFGVEVDYVPLADLSAWDAAIKSNTKLLFVESPSNPLAELVDITALAEIAHAKGAMLVVDNCFCTPALQQPLKMGADIVVHSATKFIDGQGRCMGGVVAGRSEQMKEIVGFLRTAGPTLSPFNAWIFLKGLETLNLRMKAHCANAQELAEWLEQQDGIEKVHYAGLQSHPQHELAQRQQKAFGAVVSFEVKGGKEGAWRFIDATRLISITANLGDSKTTITHPSTTSHGRLAPQEREAAGIRDSLIRIAVGLEDVADLQADLARGLAAL, from the coding sequence ATGAGTCAGGAATGGGATGCCGGTCGGCTGGACAGCGACCTTGAAGGCGTAGCGTTCGATACCCTGGCCGTACGCGCCGGTCAGCACCGTACGCCGGAAGGCGAGCACGGTGATCCGATGTTCTTCACCTCCAGCTACGTGTTCCGTACCGCTGCCGATGCAGCCGCACGGTTCGCCGGGGAAGTGCCGGGCAACGTTTACTCGCGTTACACCAACCCGACCGTGCGTGCGTTCGAAGAGCGTATTGCTGCGCTGGAAAGCGCCGAGCAAGCCGTTGCGACCGCCACCGGCATGGCCGCGATCATGGCAGTGGTAATGAGCCTGTGCAGCGCCGGCGATCACGTGCTGGTTTCGCGCAGCGTGTTCGGTTCGACCATCAGTCTGTTCGAGAAGTACTTCAAGCGTTTTGGCGTTGAGGTCGATTACGTACCGCTGGCTGACCTGTCGGCCTGGGATGCGGCAATCAAGTCGAACACCAAACTGCTCTTCGTCGAATCTCCGTCGAACCCTTTGGCTGAACTGGTCGACATCACCGCACTGGCGGAAATCGCCCATGCCAAAGGCGCGATGCTGGTAGTCGACAACTGCTTCTGCACCCCGGCGTTGCAGCAGCCGCTGAAAATGGGTGCGGACATCGTCGTGCACTCGGCGACCAAGTTCATCGACGGCCAGGGCCGTTGCATGGGCGGTGTGGTAGCCGGTCGCAGCGAACAGATGAAAGAGATCGTCGGCTTCCTGCGCACCGCCGGGCCGACCTTGAGCCCGTTCAATGCGTGGATCTTCCTCAAAGGCCTGGAAACCCTGAACCTGCGAATGAAGGCGCACTGCGCGAATGCCCAGGAACTGGCTGAATGGCTGGAGCAGCAGGACGGCATTGAGAAGGTGCATTACGCCGGTCTCCAGAGCCATCCGCAGCATGAGTTGGCTCAGCGTCAGCAAAAGGCCTTTGGTGCGGTGGTGAGCTTTGAGGTCAAGGGCGGGAAAGAGGGCGCCTGGCGCTTTATCGATGCCACCCGGTTGATTTCAATTACTGCCAACCTCGGTGACAGCAAAACCACGATCACGCACCCGAGCACCACCTCTCACGGTCGTTTGGCGCCGCAAGAGCGGGAAGCGGCGGGCATTCGTGACAGCCTGATCCGTATTGCGGTCGGTCTGGAGGATGTGGCGGACCTGCAGGCCGATCTGGCGCGCGGTCTGGCTGCGTTGTGA
- the accD gene encoding acetyl-CoA carboxylase, carboxyltransferase subunit beta: protein MSNWLVDKLIPSIMRSEVKKSSVPEGLWHKCPSCEAVLYRPELEKTLDVCPKCNHHMRIGARARIDIFLDAEGRNELGADLEPVDRLKFRDGKKYKDRLTAAQKQTGEKDALISVSGTLLGMPVVVSAFEFAFMGGSMGAIVGERFVRAANYALENRCPMICFAASGGARMQEALISLMQMAKTSAVLARLREEGIPFISVLTDPVYGGVSASLAMLGDVIVGEPKALIGFAGPRVIEQTVREKLPEGFQRSEFLLEHGAIDMIIHRQELRPRLGNLLAQMTGKPTPKFVAAPIEPIVVPPVPAGL from the coding sequence ATGAGCAACTGGTTAGTAGACAAACTGATCCCTTCGATCATGCGTTCCGAGGTCAAGAAGAGCTCGGTCCCTGAAGGTCTGTGGCACAAATGCCCGTCCTGCGAGGCGGTGCTGTATCGTCCGGAGCTGGAAAAGACCCTGGACGTTTGCCCCAAGTGCAACCACCACATGCGCATCGGCGCACGTGCACGCATCGACATCTTCCTCGATGCTGAAGGTCGCAACGAACTGGGCGCCGATCTGGAGCCGGTTGACCGTCTGAAATTCCGCGACGGCAAGAAGTACAAGGATCGCCTGACCGCTGCACAGAAGCAGACTGGCGAGAAAGACGCGCTGATCTCGGTCAGCGGCACCTTGCTGGGCATGCCAGTGGTGGTTTCGGCCTTTGAATTCGCCTTCATGGGCGGTTCCATGGGCGCCATCGTCGGTGAGCGCTTTGTGCGCGCCGCCAACTACGCGCTGGAAAACCGCTGCCCGATGATCTGCTTCGCCGCCTCCGGTGGGGCGCGCATGCAGGAAGCGCTGATCTCGCTGATGCAGATGGCCAAAACCTCGGCGGTACTGGCGCGTCTGCGCGAAGAGGGCATCCCGTTCATCTCCGTGCTGACCGACCCGGTCTACGGCGGTGTTTCCGCGAGTCTGGCGATGCTCGGTGACGTGATCGTCGGTGAGCCGAAAGCCCTGATCGGCTTCGCCGGTCCGCGTGTTATCGAACAAACCGTGCGTGAAAAACTGCCGGAAGGCTTCCAGCGCAGCGAATTCCTGCTGGAGCATGGTGCGATCGACATGATCATCCACCGTCAGGAGTTGCGCCCACGTCTGGGTAATCTACTGGCACAAATGACTGGCAAGCCGACGCCGAAATTCGTCGCCGCGCCAATCGAGCCGATCGTGGTACCGCCGGTCCCTGCTGGCCTATGA
- a CDS encoding SPOR domain-containing protein has translation MALLDKAYKQRMVGALVLVALAVIFLPMLFSRQDEQRQVTVEAPAAPQAPVVPQVQMETVAVPEPQALPQEPVPTDEEVAEDTAPAAPVAPAPTAPIMITKPVAPPAVAKPIPAPAQPITSASSKPDTTQSRVDANGLSVSWSVQLASLSSRASAESLQKTLRSQGYNAYIRSADGKNRVFVGPLIERAEADRLRDLLGRQQNLKGFVVRFQPERG, from the coding sequence ATGGCTTTGCTGGACAAAGCGTACAAGCAGCGCATGGTTGGCGCTTTGGTGCTGGTTGCGCTGGCGGTGATCTTCCTGCCAATGCTGTTTTCCCGTCAGGATGAGCAGCGTCAGGTGACGGTCGAGGCGCCTGCCGCTCCGCAAGCGCCTGTCGTGCCGCAAGTGCAAATGGAAACCGTGGCTGTTCCCGAGCCGCAAGCCTTGCCGCAAGAGCCAGTGCCAACGGATGAAGAGGTCGCCGAAGACACGGCGCCTGCTGCGCCCGTCGCACCGGCGCCGACGGCTCCCATTATGATCACCAAGCCTGTTGCGCCGCCGGCGGTGGCCAAGCCGATTCCTGCGCCTGCCCAGCCGATTACCTCTGCATCGAGTAAGCCTGACACCACGCAAAGCCGCGTCGATGCCAATGGCCTGTCGGTGAGCTGGTCGGTGCAGCTGGCCAGTCTGTCGAGTCGGGCCAGTGCCGAGAGCTTGCAGAAAACCCTGCGCAGCCAAGGCTACAACGCCTATATCCGTTCGGCCGATGGCAAGAATCGGGTATTTGTCGGTCCGCTGATCGAGCGTGCCGAAGCCGATCGTCTGCGTGATCTGTTGGGCCGTCAGCAGAACCTCAAGGGTTTTGTTGTGCGCTTCCAGCCTGAACGCGGCTAA
- a CDS encoding CvpA family protein, producing MPFTWVDWAIVAIIAISALISLSRGFVKEALSLVTWIIAGVVAWMFGGSLSEYLAGYIETPSARVIAGCAIMFVATLIVGAMINYLIGELVRVTGLSGTDRFLGMAFGAARGVLLVVVAVGLLSLGPVQQDGWWKESQLVPKFLLVADWSKNLILGWSSQWLASGISVPADIPFKEQLLPSAKTPQ from the coding sequence GTGCCATTTACCTGGGTTGACTGGGCGATCGTTGCAATCATCGCCATCTCCGCTTTGATCAGTTTGAGCCGCGGCTTCGTCAAGGAAGCATTATCGCTGGTGACCTGGATCATCGCAGGAGTCGTCGCCTGGATGTTCGGTGGCTCACTGTCCGAGTACCTCGCCGGATACATCGAAACCCCATCGGCTCGCGTGATCGCGGGCTGTGCCATCATGTTTGTCGCCACACTGATCGTGGGCGCAATGATCAATTATCTTATCGGCGAGTTGGTTCGCGTCACCGGGTTGTCCGGGACCGATCGATTCCTCGGCATGGCCTTCGGCGCAGCGCGTGGCGTATTGCTGGTGGTCGTGGCGGTCGGGCTGTTGAGCCTGGGGCCGGTACAGCAGGACGGGTGGTGGAAAGAGTCACAGCTCGTGCCAAAGTTTCTATTGGTCGCCGACTGGTCCAAAAACCTGATACTCGGGTGGAGCAGTCAGTGGCTTGCCAGCGGAATCAGCGTACCCGCTGATATTCCGTTCAAGGAGCAACTCTTGCCGTCGGCGAAAACGCCTCAGTGA
- a CDS encoding phosphoribosylanthranilate isomerase, which translates to MSAVRSKICGITRIEDALAAVEAGADAIGFVFYAKSPRAVSVQQARAIIRALPPFVTTVGLFVNASRCELGEILDAVPLDLLQFHGDEAVEDCEGWHRPYIKALRVKAGDDIAAAVDAYPSASGVLLDTYVEGVPGGTGEAFDWSLIPQSLSKPLILAGGLTAENVADAVARVKPYAVDVSGGVEASKGIKDHAKVRAFIDAVRKAPY; encoded by the coding sequence ATGTCAGCCGTTCGCAGCAAGATCTGCGGGATTACCCGCATAGAAGATGCGCTGGCCGCCGTCGAAGCCGGGGCGGATGCGATCGGGTTCGTGTTCTACGCCAAGAGTCCGCGCGCGGTGAGCGTGCAGCAGGCGCGGGCGATCATCCGGGCTTTGCCACCGTTCGTGACCACCGTGGGTTTGTTCGTCAATGCCAGCCGCTGCGAGTTGGGGGAAATCCTCGATGCCGTGCCGCTGGATCTGTTGCAGTTCCATGGCGATGAAGCCGTTGAAGACTGTGAAGGCTGGCATCGTCCTTATATCAAGGCGCTGCGGGTCAAGGCCGGTGATGACATTGCTGCAGCCGTTGATGCTTACCCGAGCGCCAGTGGCGTGCTGCTCGACACTTACGTTGAAGGCGTGCCCGGCGGAACCGGTGAGGCATTCGACTGGTCATTGATTCCGCAGAGTTTGAGCAAACCGTTGATTCTCGCGGGTGGTTTGACTGCCGAGAACGTCGCAGACGCCGTGGCTCGGGTAAAACCCTATGCGGTAGACGTCAGTGGTGGAGTAGAGGCGAGCAAGGGCATCAAGGATCACGCAAAGGTTCGGGCGTTCATCGACGCTGTACGCAAAGCGCCATATTGA
- a CDS encoding xanthine dehydrogenase family protein molybdopterin-binding subunit — MSNREISRRSFLQGGLVAGVSVTLTPLSTQALAALMENSVTVPSEKWLGNNGKARQRNDALSKVCGSKVFARDIRSKDMPGWPEQQGHAMLLKTIKADRIYDGYDLSWLGAELQPDRIVTAADLDKDGIVFPEEHAPDPLLPEGKVPMFIGHPVAILIWNDFERFRQAKNKLKFNDKAIRYGAQVPFYEGDPYGSFRYVRVGGPTSADEDEFASLKDSILFPMLKNRRPVWNSQPNLHGNLTERGLFYADRMKKEIDTPPDNWLVFDERYKTPSIEPAAMEPDNGNGWYDPKTKTLHFVVATQCPLEAATETAKMIAPSRFGLDNLNMHPGYTVGYGSKDHNIFVYYAALAALYGAGVPVRLANDRYEQFQSGIKRHPFDIRYQLAVDKNDYTFKIFRADMSVDGGGRVNYSPSVAAVGATAAQSIYYMPQNDLQVTAYHSRGVEAGSMRGYGTLQSMAATEMMVDEIANRLGVDAIDLRRKNALRSGMKNTQGAIPAGALRLHEILDKASVHEVWKNRDAIKKQREAADPDNWYGVGFAICQKDFGTGSEAPMASIEFTADGRITLRHIGIEIGTGMSTSQALVVADFLGSPAHEVKTGETEWKEMQLITSGNPYIMSQAEQDNLLRNPRWVGKLASASSATNSAYYFSHATREAARVLFNNGLWPAAMEIWRQGPYGGQANPYVVRREDAHWIDGKLTANGMQPLTFEELAKHAHERGLVTGATVHAFNRWSWAEAEYSIDGVRERLPLDGLAVKYGDGAPKAKKALMNTAGFHLLDRQNINYPVVQLNNAAVTYYSPVATLVELKVNKGSAEVEVLNHHSWVECGRVLVEELVKGQLEGGIAMGIGHALMEEMPLYEGGPGEGDWNFNRYRLPMARHVAVWKQTAEILPALSPSDPSKGIAEVVMIPIVGAIGNAVAHAIGKRVRDLPITAARIKEALNG; from the coding sequence ATGTCCAACCGTGAAATATCCCGGCGCTCGTTCCTCCAGGGCGGGCTGGTGGCGGGTGTGAGCGTCACGCTCACGCCGCTCAGCACCCAGGCGCTGGCTGCCTTGATGGAAAACAGCGTCACCGTGCCGTCCGAGAAGTGGCTCGGCAACAACGGCAAGGCGCGCCAGCGTAACGATGCACTGTCCAAGGTCTGCGGCAGCAAGGTCTTCGCCCGCGACATCCGCTCCAAGGACATGCCGGGCTGGCCCGAGCAGCAAGGCCACGCCATGTTGCTGAAAACCATCAAGGCTGATCGCATCTACGACGGTTACGACCTGTCGTGGCTCGGCGCCGAGTTGCAGCCTGACCGCATTGTCACCGCCGCTGATCTGGACAAGGACGGCATCGTCTTCCCGGAAGAGCACGCGCCGGATCCGCTGCTGCCGGAAGGCAAAGTGCCGATGTTCATCGGTCACCCGGTGGCGATCCTGATCTGGAACGATTTCGAGCGTTTCCGTCAGGCCAAGAACAAACTCAAGTTCAATGACAAGGCGATTCGTTACGGTGCACAAGTGCCGTTCTACGAAGGCGACCCCTATGGCAGTTTCCGCTACGTGCGCGTGGGTGGCCCGACCTCGGCCGACGAAGATGAGTTCGCCAGCCTGAAGGACTCGATCCTCTTTCCGATGCTGAAAAACCGTCGCCCGGTGTGGAATTCCCAGCCCAACCTGCACGGCAACCTGACCGAGCGCGGCCTGTTCTACGCCGACCGCATGAAAAAAGAGATCGATACGCCGCCGGACAACTGGCTGGTGTTCGACGAGCGCTACAAAACCCCGTCGATCGAACCGGCTGCAATGGAGCCCGACAACGGCAACGGCTGGTACGACCCGAAAACCAAGACCCTGCACTTCGTTGTGGCTACCCAGTGCCCATTGGAAGCTGCGACAGAAACCGCGAAAATGATCGCGCCGTCGCGCTTCGGCCTGGACAACCTCAACATGCACCCGGGTTACACCGTGGGTTACGGATCCAAAGACCACAACATCTTCGTTTACTACGCAGCCCTCGCCGCGCTCTACGGCGCCGGTGTGCCGGTGCGTCTGGCGAACGACCGCTACGAGCAGTTCCAGAGCGGCATCAAGCGTCACCCGTTCGACATCCGCTACCAATTGGCCGTGGACAAGAACGACTACACCTTCAAGATTTTCCGCGCTGACATGAGCGTCGACGGTGGCGGCCGGGTCAACTACAGCCCATCCGTAGCGGCGGTTGGCGCCACGGCGGCGCAGTCGATCTACTACATGCCGCAGAACGACCTGCAAGTCACCGCCTACCACTCGCGTGGTGTCGAGGCGGGTTCGATGCGCGGTTATGGCACCCTGCAAAGCATGGCGGCGACCGAGATGATGGTCGACGAAATCGCCAATCGCCTCGGGGTAGACGCCATTGACCTGCGTCGCAAGAACGCCCTGCGTTCGGGCATGAAAAACACCCAGGGCGCGATTCCGGCCGGTGCTCTGCGCTTGCATGAAATTCTCGACAAGGCCTCCGTGCACGAGGTCTGGAAAAACCGCGACGCGATCAAGAAACAGCGCGAAGCCGCCGACCCGGACAACTGGTACGGCGTCGGTTTCGCCATTTGCCAGAAAGACTTCGGTACCGGTTCTGAAGCACCGATGGCCAGCATCGAATTCACCGCTGACGGTCGCATTACCCTGCGCCACATCGGTATCGAAATCGGTACCGGCATGTCGACCTCGCAAGCCCTGGTCGTCGCCGATTTCCTCGGCAGTCCGGCACACGAAGTGAAAACCGGCGAAACCGAATGGAAGGAAATGCAGCTGATCACCAGCGGCAACCCTTACATCATGAGTCAGGCCGAGCAGGACAACCTGCTGCGCAACCCGCGCTGGGTCGGCAAGTTGGCCTCGGCTTCTTCCGCGACCAACTCGGCTTACTACTTCAGCCACGCCACCCGTGAAGCGGCGCGCGTACTGTTCAACAACGGTTTGTGGCCGGCGGCCATGGAGATCTGGCGTCAGGGGCCTTACGGCGGTCAAGCCAACCCTTACGTCGTGCGTCGCGAAGATGCGCACTGGATCGACGGCAAGCTCACCGCCAACGGCATGCAGCCGTTGACCTTCGAAGAGCTGGCCAAGCACGCTCACGAGCGTGGTCTGGTGACCGGCGCCACTGTTCACGCGTTCAACCGCTGGAGCTGGGCCGAAGCCGAATACAGCATCGACGGCGTGCGCGAGCGTCTGCCGCTCGACGGTCTGGCGGTGAAATACGGCGATGGCGCGCCGAAGGCGAAAAAAGCTCTGATGAACACGGCAGGTTTCCACCTGCTGGATCGTCAGAACATCAACTACCCAGTCGTCCAACTGAACAATGCCGCCGTGACTTACTACAGTCCGGTCGCCACGCTGGTCGAGTTGAAGGTCAACAAAGGTTCGGCAGAAGTCGAAGTGCTCAATCACCACTCGTGGGTCGAGTGCGGTCGTGTGCTGGTCGAAGAACTGGTCAAGGGCCAGCTCGAAGGCGGTATCGCCATGGGCATCGGCCACGCCTTGATGGAAGAGATGCCGCTGTATGAAGGCGGGCCGGGGGAGGGTGACTGGAACTTCAACCGTTACCGTCTGCCGATGGCGCGTCACGTTGCGGTGTGGAAGCAGACTGCGGAGATTCTGCCGGCGCTGTCGCCAAGCGATCCGTCGAAAGGCATCGCCGAAGTGGTGATGATCCCGATTGTCGGTGCCATCGGTAACGCCGTGGCGCACGCCATCGGTAAACGTGTTCGCGACCTGCCAATCACTGCTGCGCGCATCAAGGAGGCCCTCAATGGCTAA
- the purF gene encoding amidophosphoribosyltransferase: protein MCGIVGIVGKSNVNQALYDALTVLQHRGQDAAGIVTSHDGRLFLRKDNGLVRDVFQQRHMQRLVGHMGIGHVRYPTAGSSTSAEAQPFYVNSPYGITLAHNGNLTNVEQLAKEIYESDLRHVNTSSDSEVLLNVFAHELAQRGKLQPTEEDVFAAVTDVHNRCVGGYAVVAMVTGYGIVGFRDPHGIRPIVFGQRHTDEGVEYMIASESVSLDVLGFTLIRDLAPGEAVYITEDGKLHTRQCATNPSLTPCIFEHVYLARPDSIIDGVSVYKARLRMGEKLAEKILRERPEHDIDVVIPIPDTSRTAALELANHLGVKFREGFVKNRYIGRTFIMPGQAARKKSVRQKLNAIELEFRGKNVMLVDDSIVRGTTCKQIIQMAREAGAKNVYFCSAAPAVRFPNVYGIDMPSAHELIAHNRSTQDVADLIGADWLIYQDLPDLIEAVGGGKIKIENFDCAVFDGKYVTGDVDEAYLNKIEQARNDSSKIKTQAVSAIIDLYNN from the coding sequence ATGTGTGGCATCGTCGGTATCGTCGGTAAGTCGAACGTCAATCAGGCGCTGTATGACGCGCTAACCGTGCTCCAGCACCGCGGCCAGGACGCTGCCGGTATCGTGACCAGCCATGATGGCCGGTTGTTCCTGCGCAAGGACAATGGCCTGGTGCGTGACGTGTTTCAACAGCGTCACATGCAGCGTCTGGTCGGCCACATGGGTATCGGTCACGTCCGTTACCCGACTGCGGGCAGCTCGACTTCGGCCGAAGCCCAGCCGTTTTACGTCAACTCGCCTTACGGCATCACCCTGGCGCACAACGGTAACCTGACCAACGTTGAGCAGTTGGCCAAAGAGATCTACGAATCCGACCTGCGTCACGTCAACACCAGTTCCGACTCGGAAGTGCTGCTCAACGTGTTCGCTCACGAACTGGCCCAGCGTGGCAAGCTGCAACCGACTGAAGAAGACGTGTTTGCCGCCGTGACCGACGTGCACAACCGTTGCGTCGGCGGTTATGCCGTTGTGGCAATGGTGACCGGTTACGGCATCGTCGGTTTCCGCGACCCGCACGGCATCCGCCCGATCGTGTTCGGCCAGCGTCACACCGACGAAGGCGTCGAGTACATGATCGCCTCGGAAAGCGTTTCGCTGGACGTGCTCGGTTTCACCCTGATTCGCGACCTGGCGCCGGGCGAAGCGGTCTACATCACTGAAGACGGCAAGCTGCACACCCGTCAGTGCGCGACCAACCCGTCCCTGACCCCGTGCATCTTCGAACACGTCTACCTGGCGCGTCCGGATTCGATCATCGACGGTGTGTCGGTCTACAAGGCCCGTCTGCGCATGGGTGAGAAGCTCGCCGAGAAGATCCTGCGCGAGCGCCCAGAGCACGACATCGACGTGGTTATCCCGATTCCTGACACCAGCCGTACCGCGGCACTGGAACTGGCCAACCACCTGGGCGTGAAATTCCGCGAAGGTTTCGTCAAGAACCGTTACATCGGCCGTACCTTCATCATGCCGGGCCAGGCGGCTCGCAAGAAGTCGGTACGCCAGAAGCTCAACGCCATCGAGCTGGAATTCCGTGGCAAGAACGTGATGCTGGTCGATGACTCGATCGTGCGCGGCACCACCTGCAAGCAGATCATCCAGATGGCCCGCGAAGCCGGCGCGAAAAACGTCTACTTTTGCTCGGCTGCTCCGGCGGTACGCTTCCCGAACGTCTACGGCATCGACATGCCAAGCGCTCACGAACTGATCGCGCACAATCGTTCGACTCAGGATGTCGCGGATCTGATCGGCGCTGACTGGCTGATCTATCAGGACCTGCCTGACTTGATCGAAGCGGTCGGCGGCGGCAAGATCAAGATCGAGAACTTCGATTGCGCGGTGTTCGACGGCAAGTACGTCACCGGCGACGTCGACGAAGCCTACCTGAACAAGATCGAACAGGCGCGTAACGACTCCTCGAAGATCAAGACCCAGGCGGTCAGTGCGATCATCGATCTGTACAACAACTGA